ttggtgcttttgatataaaatcgcgttttccaccctagatttgtgtgcggactttaattctagaccaaaaacttgcaattctgtaaagccaattaaaagatccatcgattaacgataatgtcggtaaatcatacggctgcaggatccccttaaggctcctgggtagtcaccgcggccatattggattcttactatcgaggcgaggaaaacacccaattttgtcgtgcatgccattttcaaataaaaagacatttcaataaaacatcactatagatcgtttcagaacacttctgaaattggccgaaaactacccttttccctcgacaataaacaaacagccataaaacgaagcctaaatatacgggaaaaacagccgttcaacgactatcgaaaggaggtgaaaacgttccttccgcatgcaaatcttacttttcggcTAATTTTACtactttcacgaatacgttaaaacATTAGAACACAAgcacagagcgaataataaagaaatagcacgcacaacaaaataggctgtcaacatgtcacaagacagaattctccattggagagagtgagaggagagagttctgatttctgccgcgacggtacgtcgctaccgtcaacgcagagttctcggctcagagaccaggagccttaagtATACATGTGCGCTATGTGTTcgtatgtgtatattttttatgtctgTGGTTCTAATTTCTGCagtttttaagatattgatataatttttttacaggatTTCTAATAAACaagaaatttctattttaaataaaaacaatgaaaTGGAATCAATTTCTTTTGCTTCAGATGAGATGTTGGAAACAATCCAATTAGAAGATTCCACtgtgtaatttttcttttttaacattaatacatacatatgcgCGTACACAcacaagtatatatgtatacatatataaattatttaatatttgacaatacagatttttttaaattttgaaattttttagagAGATTGTTGGTTTTATTGATGAAATCGATGGACCTAAACTTGTAGGTAAAGCTCAAAATTACcaattactaaaatttatattaaataacaacagTTGTCACCGTATACAAGTGGTAGTATGGAATCAGGAAATAGAACGCATAAAGCATCATATCAAACCgaacaatgtaataattttattatatatatgttttgtatgtataaatatatgtattttatatgtatatctatatatttttttcttttttttaaagattgttCATATTGACGGAGCGAAAGCAAAGAAGACGAAAGTCCCAGAATTTAATCAAGGGACTCTTCCTTATGAACTTATAATTCGCTCTAATactatcattaataatttgggtacttttgatttaaaaactGTGATTAATGCGATAAAACCACAATTGGTAAATTTATCAGACGTTTttcaacatttaaattattgcattcgtaagtatttatatgttattaatgttttttcttttgcctataaaacattgaaattatttgtattttatatatagaaatattttatgtgtctTATGTTCATACGTATATGTgcatatgttaaaaaaaaattaatttgtataaaatatttttcagttgtACGAGGCTATATTAAAACcagtttaaatatatgttcaaATAGTTTCAAAACTATTGGTAGTGGTTCTGTTACAAACGGAACATATAAACTGGAAATTCAAATTACTGATTATAAGCCTGAGGATAAcgtcaattttgaaaaaggacAAGAGGTCGAAATAAAAGGATTCGTCAAAATGTCAAGTaagttatgtataaaattttataacttgattatttatattatctattattgtattatactgtaattaatattatgagTTTGTTTTCAGATGATATTTTCTATCTGGATGTGCAAAAAACGTCTGATGTCAAattaattggaaataaaacattatcgTTTGCTCAGCTGTTGCAAGGTACAAAACCGATTATGAAGAGATCTATGTCTGACGACATGTCGGGTCCATTGAACAAGATTGTTCGTGAATAATGCGTATACAAGTTGCTCGCatctaatttctaatattaaaaaagtcatTATGTATTTTCAACTTATGTAAGTTTtatagtatttaataattattaccgtAATAGtacgaaatattaatgtaattttgataaattgtttattaattagtaaatattttttcagcaggttcctgaattatttataaaggcTAAAGAGAACATCGATCTTGTCCTTCTTGTATGCAGCAGAGCAATAAGCCTAAAGAAACTTTGGTTAACGATACAGTGGCTGAACAACTACGTTGTGTTGTCGTCAATCGCCAATCGCTACTAACGTTGCTATGTTACATCTGATGAGAGCTATTAATTCCCAGCACGTAACATAATACATACCGACGCAAGGACTACACGATTATGGAACGCGATATGATTAGTTTACGCTCATTGTTAAGACTGTTAGCTACCGACATAAGAATACAGTAAGCTGTTTAAGAAATCGTTATTctctttaaacatatttaaaggcacaatattaatattcatgcaTGATTTAGTTTAATGATGGTAATTACATTGTCATGTTTGATATACGGATACATTTATTGGGATATAGAGGAGTAGCATTTGATAAGAAGGATTCCCTGATTGTGAAATTGTGCCTCATTTTTATACTAAGTTTTTAACTTATGTGGCAGTGCTTTGGATGTATCGTATGGTATATACCTTAGTCACTCGTTAACGTTTAATGTTCCAGTATTAGGCTAGATAACGCGCGgcttatatgttaattatcgCTCTGGATAGGTTTTTCATCTAGATATGTCGCTCAGTActtacataacatatataatttggtATTCGCAGTATGATGTTCTGATATCGTTTCGATATCAAGTTGATTTAATTTAgcttaataaagttttaatccGATGGGCAAATtattcaacatattttttacgattGTTTCGTAttgatgaaaaatatgtattgtttgatattttatcaCTTTATTACTTGATCCGATAATCTGGTCGATTACTTTGATACGCATTATCGGAGATGATTATAAAAACCGAAAAACGAATGCGATATAACTAAGATTCAACTCGATGCGGTACAAGGAAAATGGATTTTCgttgttatttaattgtaacaaTGATAGGCGACAGCTCCAAGAAATTCTGgttcaaaaatgtttataatatgttcctttttatttacttaagaAAATTGAGTTTTTGATTTACAAAGCTATGTTGAGTAATAACATTATGATGATGGCGAAAATGACTTGTTCGAAATTAAGCAGACGTGTCTtatgaattttgcaaaaacacATAGCGGCTGATGTAATATATTGACACCTAACAAAACAACTGTCATCTTATCTGAATATTCTTATGGCAATCGAAAAACTGAGATCTTCCTCAACTTGCTTATTTCAGATACATTTGTATTGATTGTAATTCAaaagtgttattaattaaagaaaacatttgtacaatgcgtttgtaataattttttttgtttagaaaaaatattaaatgcgattatttttgcatgtatatatacacacacacacatatgcgcgtgcgtgcgtgcgtgtgtgcgtgcgtgcgtgcgtgcgtgcgtgtgtgtatgcatgtgtatatatatttttctttttgtttcgaATTAGCTGGCATGGGATTGTAgatacttaattat
The window above is part of the Temnothorax longispinosus isolate EJ_2023e chromosome 8, Tlon_JGU_v1, whole genome shotgun sequence genome. Proteins encoded here:
- the LOC139817704 gene encoding uncharacterized protein: MRRFLFLINVRTNDSLYITTRTIECVLCEEASRIKKKLLRKKMSQSTQGDNSRKEGKNKMKGPLKKKDTTSVTSDVINSAGISNKQEISILNKNNEMESISFASDEMLETIQLEDSTVEIVGFIDEIDGPKLVGKAQNYQLLKFILNNNSCHRIQVVVWNQEIERIKHHIKPNNIVHIDGAKAKKTKVPEFNQGTLPYELIIRSNTIINNLGTFDLKTVINAIKPQLVNLSDVFQHLNYCILVRGYIKTSLNICSNSFKTIGSGSVTNGTYKLEIQITDYKPEDNVNFEKGQEVEIKGFVKMSNDIFYLDVQKTSDVKLIGNKTLSFAQLLQGTKPIMKRSMSDDMSGPLNKIVRE